One Phaseolus vulgaris cultivar G19833 chromosome 11, P. vulgaris v2.0, whole genome shotgun sequence genomic window carries:
- the LOC137805568 gene encoding uncharacterized protein, which produces MPFSQEIMDTVVPANAIVVKASFTGVEDPEAHLTAFHTQMMLSGGSDAVYCKVFLSTLSGTALDWFVSLPIGHITTFQQFSKMFVEQYIVNKAPPLVSYDLFDVRQYQGESLKDFLNRFGAQIVRLPGKDEDMFVHAFKKGVLPGPFSESLIRSHPATFAEIRRCVVAHIAAESEVSEKRGNVAPAKPRAQTRIHPQRVMEAASGKKDQRMHHPYDPKKSKGKGPGRPRESNRPPRYEFVMGLADQIAIPNIAARLKVPEKTTNKVLGPKPDAWCEFHKSFGHSINSCLALGYQLAELVKCGFLKDYLLEKQTGQSSGSQPAGSEGQQHEVPIHSKIHTIAGGFSGGGCTASHGRNMQGP; this is translated from the coding sequence ATGCCGTTTTCTCAGGAGATCATGGACACGGTGGTCCCTGCAAATGCGATAGTGGTGAAAGCATCTTTCACCggggtggaggatcctgaggctcatctcacggcgtttcacacgcagatgatgctctcaggcGGTTCGGATGCAGTCTACTGCAAGGTGTTCCTGAGTACCCTTAGTGGAACAGCGCTGGACTGGTTTGTCAGTCTACCTATTGGCCACATTACCACCTTTCAGCAGTTCTCCAAGATGttcgttgagcagtacatagtaaacaaggcaccgccgttggtgtcttacgatctgttcgatgtgagacagtatcaaggggagtcTCTGAAGGATTTtctgaacagattcggagctcagatTGTTCGCTTGCCAGGTAAGGATGAAGATATGTTTGTGcatgccttcaaaaagggcgtgttgcctggGCCATTTAGTGAATCGCTGATCAggagtcaccccgccacgtttgctgaaatccggcgatgtgtcgtggctcacatcgccgctgaGAGCGAAGTTtccgagaagaggggaaatgTGGCTCCAGCTAAGCCACGCGCTCAGACGAGGATTCATCCGCAGAGAGTGATGGAGGCGGCGTCAGGGAAGAAGGATCAAAGGATGCACCACCCTTATGATCCAAAGAAGAGCAAGGGGAAGGGGCCAGGGCGGCCTAGAGAGTCTAATCGCCCGCCGAGGTACGAGTTTGTGATGGGATTGGCTGACCAGATCGCCATTCCGAACattgctgccaggctcaaagtaCCTGAGAAGACAACGAATAAGGTGTTGGGGCCAAAACCAGAcgcgtggtgtgagttccacaagagctttggccactccATCAATTCGTGCTTGGCCTTGGGATACCAACTCGCCGAGTTGGTCAAGTGTGGGTTCTTGAAGGACTATTTGCTGGAGAAGCAAACCGGGCAATCGTCAGGTTCACAACCGGCGGGCAGTGAGGGACAACAGCACGAAGTACCCATTCACAGcaagatccacaccatagctggtggattctcGGGTGGTGGGTGTACTGCATCACacggaagaaatatgcaaggtccgtga